The following nucleotide sequence is from Pungitius pungitius chromosome 6, fPunPun2.1, whole genome shotgun sequence.
ACAATTTACACTCAATCTAATTAACCTCTCTGGCTCGTCCGTGTAATTCAAAGGCAGCGTAAAGGTTGACACAGCCCCAGAGGACAGGGGGACAGCGGGTGGGGGGGAATGGAGGCAACTTCCACACCTGAGGACTCGTCTCATTGACACATCCTGATCAATTGTTTGGATGTACTGCTCTGcaccacctaaaaaaaaaaaaaatgtctctgatATCTGTGTAAGTTAAGAATCCTTCGGTGCATCAGCTGTGGAGTAGTTGAGGTAATGTTGTAGCCCCCCTCGGGGCTTTTGTGTTGTGAATTGTTTAAAAAGTGAACTCCAGTCAACATCCATCTGCTGAGCTCAAATCCACTTCCAGATGCACTCACTTTTGCATCATCTGCCCAGTGGCTATCGCCATGACTACAGAGCCATGCCGAGTTATGCGGGCGGCAGCAGATGGGCAGTGGAAGGTTTTCACGtatacgcccccccccacacacacacacccacccacaccctcGGGACACGCAAGTCTGCGCTCTTTGTTGTGACCCCCATCATCTCCCTTTATGAGAGCCAGGGAAGCTTAAGGCATAAAGTCATGGCTTCATTAGCTGTGAAGCTCACCCCCCATTAAAGGCACCCTTACACATGTTTTGAGGGCCTTTGCCGGCTTTGAAACATTaagacacattaaaaacacGACGAGGGACCATTTCAAAACGCAATCTCTTGGTTTGACAATGCTCAGAAAGATTACATTTTCACTTTGTGGTcgacaataaaaataaatgtgggCATTAACCCCAAAACAGACTTTTTATCATGACACACATAGACAGGAAAACCTTAATAAAGCCAAACGTAGTGGAAAATCTATCttgatttaataaaatgaaactCAACTGCTCTCTGAATATATattgtgttcctttttttcttattccatGGTGTGGGCGcatttgaattcatttgaaaagacattttaaaagtgaATTACGGTATAATAAAGTCTCCTGTCATCTGTAAGGTAACAATAAAACTCAGAGACAGTTAAATTCCTTCCCTGAGGATGACAATAGTGCTGCCAAGAACATTGTGTGAAACTGAGGCACTTGCGCAGgctttaaataaaatgctttgaAAATCCACGCATGTCCTGTTATACTCTGTAATTTATTGAATAGACCATCCAGCATGTCTGCCTTTACCCTGTCATGTCATGCAgtgttttatttgaagtcaTTGTAATGCCGTATCTTGTAAATGAGgtgtaatatattatttatttggtaAGGGACTACTACCCTAAAACGTGGAACATATTAAGACTCCATTTAATTTGTTGATTTTCCGATATCACTCTGGTAAGCTGTTACACGACCATTCTTATATGATTATATGATTTTACACTCGCAGTAAAAGTGTAATGCTTTTTTAGTGTGAAGCGTTTATGGACTGGATGCTGGAAGCGCACCGTAGGACCTCTAATCTAAtactaacaaacaaacacacacacgcacacacacatacacaatatatatatatatacattataagCAGTCTTAATTTGTTGTATTAGTCCACACATCCTCGGTCAGTCATCTACTTTTAAAGGGGCAACGGGGTTAAAAATTGGCCTCTCTCTACGTAACATTAATTTTCCATTGCTCATCTCAAAGTCCTTTTTAGTGCCATTCAGGGCCTGAAGACTACCTGTCCGTATGTCATAACCGTACACCCTCAGTCGCTGGATGCGATAATTCACTATCTGCGTCGTCAGCTCCAAGACAGTCGGAGTCTCTTTGATTTGAGACATGCTGATTCCAGCGCTGAGGAGGCCCTCGAATCGCTCAGCTAGAATTGCGTCAGGGTAGTAAAGCACAGCCGGGCAGTTGAGGATGATTTCCCGCAGCTCTTCCTCGGAGCAGCCCATGGTGTCCTGGGAGTACGCTAGAGTTCGGCTCATGCAGTCCGGGTTCAGCTCGGTGACAAAGCCCCTGAGCTTGGACAGGAGGCGGAGGAGCTCAGCCGGGCTGAAGCCCTTGTCTCTCAGAAACAGCAGGTTCTGCCTCAGCACCTCGGGGCGTTTGAGGAGAACAAAGGGGTTCTGACTCAGCAGCTTCTGAAGCCAGATCTTCATGTTGGCCTCCTCACCCCCGAGGTCTCGGTAGGCCTGCTGCAGGGTGCACACCATCAGCTCGTTCTGCTCCACCGGCCGACTGAAGCTCTGTGGAGCGCTGGCCATCAGCTTGGTGATGATGCGATTGTTGAGGTTTAGGCTTTGAAAGTAGGCGATGTTGTTTCGCTGGTTGACGTGGTGGCTCAATGAGGTGAAGAAGGAGCCCGGGAAATTCTCAATTATACCAACCAGCTCTTTCTGTTTCGGGCACACAGACATCCACAGCTCCCTCTGAGCCCGCATCTGCTCCGGATGACACAAGACAGCCTCGGGGTGACTTGCTAGGATACGGGCAACGGTGAAGCCCGAGGCTCCCATCTCCTTCAGCAGGTCAGCTACCTCGTTGGTATAGGCCGGGCACGCATGCAGAACCCAGCCCTTTAGTTGACGGACCTTCTGGATGTCCACAGAGAGATCGTAGAGAGCTTCCACTGTCTGCTGGTTCTCTGGTGAGCTCAGTGTCGAACATGGTCTCAGGTGTAAAGGTATGGCCGTGGCACACTGGCACCTGAGGCACAGGGACTTGGCAATCAAACGCAACATGGATCCGCAGGAGGATCACCTAAAAGAGCGAGAGAAGAAGGAACTGCAGTGGGTGA
It contains:
- the mterf2 gene encoding transcription termination factor 2, mitochondrial, which translates into the protein MLRLIAKSLCLRCQCATAIPLHLRPCSTLSSPENQQTVEALYDLSVDIQKVRQLKGWVLHACPAYTNEVADLLKEMGASGFTVARILASHPEAVLCHPEQMRAQRELWMSVCPKQKELVGIIENFPGSFFTSLSHHVNQRNNIAYFQSLNLNNRIITKLMASAPQSFSRPVEQNELMVCTLQQAYRDLGGEEANMKIWLQKLLSQNPFVLLKRPEVLRQNLLFLRDKGFSPAELLRLLSKLRGFVTELNPDCMSRTLAYSQDTMGCSEEELREIILNCPAVLYYPDAILAERFEGLLSAGISMSQIKETPTVLELTTQIVNYRIQRLRVYGYDIRTGSLQALNGTKKDFEMSNGKLMLRRERPIFNPVAPLKVDD